The following coding sequences are from one Humulus lupulus chromosome X, drHumLupu1.1, whole genome shotgun sequence window:
- the LOC133805523 gene encoding egg cell-secreted protein 1.1-like: protein MAQALNLLILTTLVAASAAAMALPTSMARPGDSIPASSSDLMARLKLGDESSNCWDSLIQLQSCTGEVILFFLNGETYLGPSCCHAIRIIGNHCWPAMFGTIGFTTQEVDLLQGYCDHEETTPHSPPPPPSPSPSFQPQPTLDHHGDRVGFYGKLFP from the coding sequence ATGGCCCAAGCTCTCAATCTCTTGATCTTGACAACTCTGGTGgctgcttctgctgctgctaTGGCTCTCCCAACGTCCATGGCTCGGCCTGGAGATTCGATTCCAGCCAGTAGTTCAGACCTCATGGCGAGGCTGAAGCTAGGCGACGAATCATCAAACTGTTGGGATTCTCTGATTCAGCTCCAGTCGTGCACCGGCGAGGTGATCTTGTTCTTCCTGAATGGGGAGACTTACTTGGGGCCTAGCTGTTGCCATGCCATAAGGATCATCGGCAACCATTGCTGGCCAGCCATGTTTGGAACCATAGGTTTTACTACTCAAGAAGTTGATCTACTCCAAGGCTATTGTGATCATGAAGAAACTACTCCCCACTCCCCACCTCCTCCGCCGTCGCCCTCGCCGTCCTTTCAGCCTCAGCCTACTCTTGATCACCATGGTGATCGAGTTGGTTTCTATGGAAAATTGTTTCCATGA